The following coding sequences are from one Fusobacterium varium window:
- a CDS encoding response regulator: protein MKNKILIIDDSKDILFAISEFFLMKDWEVYTAPAMDEALKIVSTKKLDIIIIDYHMPYINGIMGVKLIRQIDENVPIIALTIEGMENIAEEFFLAGADDFAIKPIKVLDLYSRVKVHMSKQNTLLSKKENIKNEEFREYQKGINNNTISLIEEKMKKLKEYVTIETISEITGLSTQTINKYMNYLIKIGMIDLKIVYGKVGRPRNEYLWLKK from the coding sequence ATGAAAAATAAAATTTTAATAATAGATGATTCTAAAGATATTCTTTTTGCTATTTCAGAATTTTTTCTAATGAAAGATTGGGAAGTATACACAGCTCCAGCTATGGATGAAGCGCTTAAAATTGTAAGCACAAAAAAATTAGATATAATAATTATTGATTATCACATGCCTTATATAAATGGCATTATGGGAGTAAAACTTATTAGACAGATAGATGAAAATGTTCCTATCATAGCTTTAACAATAGAAGGTATGGAAAACATAGCTGAAGAGTTTTTTTTAGCTGGTGCAGATGATTTTGCTATAAAGCCAATTAAAGTCCTTGATCTCTATTCTAGAGTAAAAGTTCATATGAGTAAACAAAACACCTTATTATCTAAAAAAGAAAATATTAAAAATGAGGAGTTTCGTGAATATCAAAAGGGGATAAATAACAATACTATTTCTTTAATTGAAGAGAAAATGAAAAAATTAAAAGAATATGTTACTATAGAAACTATTTCAGAAATAACAGGATTATCAACTCAAACTATCAATAAATATATGAATTATTTAATTAAAATAGGGATGATAGATTTGAAAATAGTTTATGGAAAAGTTGGAAGACCTAGAAATGAATATCTATGGCTAAAAAAATAA